In Oscillatoria acuminata PCC 6304, a single window of DNA contains:
- a CDS encoding type II toxin-antitoxin system Phd/YefM family antitoxin: MNKVTLAEVSQNLMNYLQRAQAGESFVIFQADQPIAKISSAKSEGAIQAFDAFRAKILSEEIDLDSDEIFADVRDRTPTPEQPCW; the protein is encoded by the coding sequence ATGAATAAAGTTACGCTAGCAGAAGTTAGTCAAAATTTGATGAACTATCTTCAACGCGCCCAAGCTGGAGAAAGTTTTGTTATTTTTCAAGCAGACCAACCGATCGCCAAAATTAGTTCGGCTAAATCTGAAGGGGCAATACAAGCTTTCGATGCTTTTCGTGCCAAAATTCTTTCAGAAGAAATTGACTTAGATAGCGACGAAATCTTTGCAGATGTGCGCGATCGCACCCCGACTCCCGAACAACCTTGCTGGTGA
- a CDS encoding nuclear transport factor 2 family protein: MTAEPAVLEANLAFYRAFQTQDIEAMSEIWSKGINTLCIHPGRKILKGWEEIRPSWQQIFKVTTALEIEIQITASESTDDLAYIILIEKVTQTSSGRKNQSLSNATNLFENMGGKWYLIHHHGSPILR; this comes from the coding sequence ATGACCGCCGAACCTGCCGTCCTCGAAGCCAACCTCGCCTTTTATCGAGCCTTTCAGACCCAAGACATAGAAGCCATGAGCGAAATCTGGTCCAAAGGCATCAACACCCTTTGCATCCATCCCGGACGCAAAATCCTCAAAGGATGGGAAGAAATCCGCCCCTCCTGGCAACAAATCTTTAAAGTCACCACCGCCCTAGAAATTGAAATCCAAATTACCGCCAGCGAGTCAACCGACGACCTCGCCTATATCATCCTCATCGAAAAAGTAACCCAAACCAGCAGCGGACGGAAAAACCAATCCCTCTCCAACGCCACCAACCTCTTTGAAAACATGGGTGGAAAATGGTATCTCATCCACCATCACGGCAGCCCCATCTTGCGATAA
- a CDS encoding type II toxin-antitoxin system VapC family toxin: MSVKFLLDTNIISESIKLQPSDIFLAHFRQNLEESAIASVTWHELLYGLYRLPESRRKRTLSDYLTQVIQDKTLILPYCHAAAEWFAAERARLSALGRMPSYPDGQIAAIAKVHNLILVTRNVSDYADFDGLTIENWFV; encoded by the coding sequence ATGAGCGTGAAATTTCTCCTGGATACCAACATCATCTCGGAAAGCATAAAACTACAGCCGAGCGATATTTTTCTGGCGCATTTTCGACAAAACTTGGAAGAATCTGCGATCGCATCGGTAACATGGCATGAGCTTCTGTATGGGTTATACCGATTGCCGGAGTCTCGGCGAAAAAGGACGTTATCTGATTACTTGACACAGGTAATTCAGGACAAAACTCTCATCCTGCCGTACTGTCATGCAGCCGCAGAATGGTTTGCGGCTGAACGGGCGAGACTGAGTGCTTTGGGTCGAATGCCTTCATACCCGGATGGGCAGATTGCTGCCATTGCTAAAGTCCATAATTTGATTCTGGTGACTCGTAATGTCTCTGACTATGCTGATTTTGATGGACTGACTATTGAAAACTGGTTTGTTTAG
- a CDS encoding aldo/keto reductase: MPLPESSRLQLTEDLTICRVLNGMWQVSGAHGPIHPQQAIASMFDYVDAGFTTWDLADHYGPAEDFIGEFRRQLAEKRGEAALGNIQAFTKWVPRPGKMTRQLVEKNIDISRQRMGVDALDLMQFHWWDYQDKNYLDALKYMAELQAEGKIKHLALTNFDTEHLAIIVDNGIKIVSNQVQFSILDRRPEQQMIPFCLKHGIKLLAYGSLGGGLLSERFLGQPEPSSRVLDTASLNKYKNMQSAWGNWSLFQELLETLEAIANQYQVTIANVAVRYVLENPAVAGVIVGTRLGVAEHIQANSKVFEFSLTAADVQKIDGVCDRARNLLELIGDCGDEYRRR, translated from the coding sequence ATGCCGCTACCTGAATCAAGCCGACTGCAATTGACTGAGGATTTGACGATTTGCCGTGTTTTAAATGGAATGTGGCAGGTGTCCGGTGCTCATGGACCAATTCATCCCCAACAGGCGATCGCCTCGATGTTTGACTATGTGGATGCAGGATTCACGACTTGGGACCTGGCGGATCATTATGGTCCTGCGGAGGATTTTATTGGGGAATTTCGTCGCCAGTTGGCTGAAAAACGCGGGGAAGCAGCCCTGGGAAATATTCAAGCGTTTACGAAGTGGGTGCCGAGACCCGGTAAAATGACTCGGCAACTGGTGGAAAAGAATATTGATATCTCCCGCCAGCGCATGGGGGTGGATGCGTTAGATTTGATGCAGTTCCATTGGTGGGATTATCAAGATAAAAATTATCTGGATGCCTTGAAGTATATGGCAGAACTTCAGGCGGAAGGGAAAATTAAGCATTTAGCCCTGACGAATTTTGATACGGAACATCTGGCAATTATTGTCGATAATGGGATTAAAATTGTCTCGAATCAGGTGCAATTTTCGATTTTAGACCGCCGTCCAGAACAGCAGATGATACCGTTTTGTTTGAAGCATGGGATTAAGTTATTGGCCTATGGTAGTTTAGGTGGGGGATTGCTATCTGAACGGTTTTTAGGACAGCCGGAACCGAGTTCACGAGTTTTGGATACAGCTTCTTTGAATAAGTATAAAAATATGCAGTCGGCTTGGGGAAATTGGAGTTTATTTCAGGAGTTGTTAGAAACTCTTGAGGCAATTGCTAATCAATATCAAGTGACGATCGCCAATGTCGCAGTGCGATATGTTCTGGAAAATCCAGCGGTTGCCGGTGTGATTGTAGGGACAAGATTGGGCGTGGCTGAACATATTCAAGCCAATTCTAAGGTGTTTGAGTTTAGCTTGACTGCGGCAGATGTTCAAAAAATTGATGGGGTTTGCGATCGCGCCCGGAATTTGTTGGAATTAATTGGCGACTGTGGAGATGAATATCGCCGCCGTTAA